CCCCGACGACACGCCGAGCAGCCCCGGTTCGGCCAGCGGATTGCGCAACAGCCCCTGCAACACCGCGCCGGACAGGCCGAGGATGCCCCCGATCAGCAGCGCCAGCACGAGCCGCGGCAGGCGGATGTCGAGCATGATCAGCCCGGCGAGATCCTGCCGGCCCGATGTCAGCCCGGCCCAGACGTCGAACGGGCTCAGCCAGACCGTGCCGGCGAGCAGCGAGATGCCGGCCAGCGCGATCAGCACCACCAGCAGCAGGGGGATGATCCAGCGGCTCATCGCGACGCCGCGAAGGGCAGCGGAGGATGTGGGCGGGCCGCGGCGTCCTGGATTTGTGCGCGGAGCATCCGTGCGCCGTCGGCGGCGAAGGGCGTGCCGCAGAAATAGACCGACGGGCGCACCGCCACCGTGCGATCCGCCCAATAACGGCGGACCAGCGGATGATGGGCGACATCGTCCCGCAGCCCCGGATGCCCCGATCCCGGCGCGCCCTGGAGCAGCAGTTCGGGCGCGGCCGCGAGCAGCACCTCCGCATCGGGCGCGCCATAGGAAGAGGCCGGCGGCTCGTCGGCGAGGTTGATCGCGCCCGCGGCACCCAGCACCGCATCGTAGAGCGAGCCCTTCTCGGCCGAGAATCCCGCCCCGTCCCATGCCGCCACCCGCACCGGCCGCACCGTCTCGCGCGCCAGCGCCGCGAGACCGGCATCCATGTGGGCGATCAAGGCTTCGCCCCGCGCCGGTTCACCGACCGCCGCCGCCACCTGCCGCGTCGCCGAACGGATATCGGCGAAGCTCATCGCCTCGGGCACTTCGAGGATCGGATAGCCGAGCCTGCGCAGCATGGCGGTCGTCGCCGGCGTGGTGAAGCTGCCGACGATCACCAGGTCGGGCTTCTGCCGCACCACCTCCTCGGCACCGCCATGGTTGATCCCGACCCGCAT
This genomic window from Sphingomonas abietis contains:
- a CDS encoding ABC transporter substrate-binding protein, producing MRWSSGILALAVAASPAGGVAKPWRVMSLNQCTDQLVLALLPPDRIASVTWLSRDPETSVMAKAAMRVGINHGGAEEVVRQKPDLVIVGSFTTPATTAMLRRLGYPILEVPEAMSFADIRSATRQVAAAVGEPARGEALIAHMDAGLAALARETVRPVRVAAWDGAGFSAEKGSLYDAVLGAAGAINLADEPPASSYGAPDAEVLLAAAPELLLQGAPGSGHPGLRDDVAHHPLVRRYWADRTVAVRPSVYFCGTPFAADGARMLRAQIQDAAARPHPPLPFAASR